A region of the Deltaproteobacteria bacterium genome:
GTGCATCCGTCACTGGTCAGGTTCGCCAATATCGTTCAGACTCAAACCAAGGGGGCTATCGAGGTCAAGATCTTCGGGGGCATGACACTGGGGACGGAGATCGAGTACACCCAGAAGGCCCAGAAGGGCAAGACGGTACAGAGTGCGGTTCTCTCTTCGGGTGCCTTCTCGTCCTTCTTTCCCAAGTACCAGGTGATTACCACGCCCTTTCTCTTTTCCGATTACAACGTTGCATGGGCTTTTTTCAACAGCAGGTGGTACGCGGACTTCATGAACGAGATGCGGCAGAAGACGGGGCTCCGCTGGATCGGGATGTTCGACGATGGCGGTGGTTTTGTGGCCTTTACCAACAACAAGCGACTGATCAAGACGCCCAAGGACATGAAAGGGCTACGGATACGCGTGGAGGAGAACCCGGCCCACATCGCCATGATGGAGGCACTCGGGGCCAAGGCCGTCCCCTTGGAATGGGGGCAGGTGCCCACCGCCTTGCAGACCGGTGTGGCCGATGGTCAGTTCAACGCGCCGGGCCTCAATGCGGCTATGAAATTCTGGGAACCCTGTGACTACACCTCCTGGACCGGTCATGTCTACAACAGCCTGAACTGGGTGGTGAACGACGAGTGGTTCAAGGGCCTGCCAGAGGAGTATCAGCGCGTCATCCTGCGGGCCGCCAGGCAGGCCGTCATGATGGGCCACGGAGTCTCGGAGTTTCTCACGGTCCTGGGGTGGAAGACATGCTGTGAGAAATTCAAGGCCTGCTACGTGCCCACGCCCGACGAGAAGGCGGCCTTTCGAGACATCATGCGGCCGGCTTTCTATAAATGGGCCACAGAGGAGTTCGGACTCAAACCGGAGTTCATCCACGAGACATGGAACAAGGTGGAAGAGATCAGTAAGGCGCTCGACGCCGAGTATATGGAGAAATGGGGTAGATAGTTGAAAGCCTGTAGAGAGCCGGGTCGGAGGCAGGGAGGATCACCGGGCCCCGGAGCCCGGTGATCCTCCCTGTTTGACTGCCGCCGGTCGGCCTCTGAGTCAGGAGGGAGTGAATCCCTGGCATGAGGGTCATTCTTCGCATAAGTGATTGGCTGAACCAGGTTGTCCTGAAAATCCTCGGTGTCCTGGTGATCGGCCTTTTCGGGATCAACATCTATGCCGTCTTTTTTCGATACGTTCTCAACAATCCACTCCCCTGGCCCGTGCCCATATCGAGAATCCTCCTGGTCTGGATCGCCCTGGCAGGGATCAGTGTCGCCCTCAAGGAGGGCGAGCATGTGGCCATCGAAGGTGCGGTCCGCGCCTTGCCTCCAAAATACGAAAGAGTCATCAGACTTTTCGGCTGCCTAATTATCGGCGTCTGGTTGGTCGTCGTGATCTGGCAGGGCTGGCTTGCCGCTGCGAGGGCGGACCAGCTCATGATGATTACAGCCAATCTCCAGATCTCTTTCAAGTGGCGCCTCATGGCCGTTCCGGTGAGCGGAATCATCCAGCTTGTCCACATCCTGGCATGGCCATCCATCCTGGACAAGGCCATGGAACGTAGAGAAACGGCATAAAATGGCCATCACTTTTCTGATCTTTTTTGTCCTACTCGCCCTGGCGATTCCCATCGGCTACATCATGGGAATTTCGTCTATGGTCGGCCTCTTCGCGATGGGTGGTTGGGATTTTCTCGAACCCGTTGCCGCGCGTCTGCATGCCGGGACCGCAGGTTATATGCTTGTTGCCATCCCCTTCTTTATCCTGGCAGCCGAGTTTCTCAACCGATCCGGTATGACCGAACAACTGGTCCGGTTCTCCAATGCTCTGCTCGGGCATCTCCATGGGGGACTGTCTCACGTCAACATTCTCGTAAGCATCCTCTTTGCCGGGCTCACGGGGGCCGCTGTCACCGACACCGTGGCTATCGGCGGGATCCTCATACCGGCCATGAAGAAGGACGGCTACGGGTCGAGCTACTCGGCCGCCGTGACGGCTACTTCTTCTGTCATCGGCCCGGTTATCCCCCCCAGTATTGTCATGGTTCTATATGCGAGTATCCTGAGGCTCTCGGTGCCTGCACTGTTTGCTGCCGCCCTGATTCCCGGATTGATGTGCGGCATGGCCTTGCTTGTGGAGAGCTTCTATATCAGCTGGCGTCGCCGGTACCCGCGTCATAAGAGGGCCTCTCTCAGGGAGATTGCAGTTGCAAGCTACCGGGCCTTGGTCGCCCTCGGCACCGGGGTGATTATCCTGGGGGCTATTCTCTTCGGAATAACCACCGTCTCGGAAGCTGCTGCCCTCGGAGCCCTCTATGCCATGCTTCTCGGGTTTCTGGGATACAGGACCCTCACCCTCAGGGACATCTGGGAGTCGATGCTCGCCACTGTACGGCTGTCCGGGGTCGTATTTCTCCTGATTGCCGCTGCTGCGGCCCTTGGCTGGTTTACAACGCTCTCCGGGGTCATCGAATCGACTGCCAGGCTCGCAACCTCGATCAGCTCCAATCCCATGGTGATCCTCACCCTCGTCGACGCGTTTATCCTGATCGTCTGCATGTTTATCGACGTCATCCCGGCGGCTCTCATCCTCGGCCCTGTGCTTTCGCCGGCCATGGAGAAGATCGGGATAAACCCCATCCACTTTGCAATGATCATGATGTTGGGCCTAAACATAGGTAATGCGACACCTCCCATGGGGATGACCCTCATGACCGCCTCCCAGATTGCGAAGATACCCTATGAGAAATCGATGAAGGACGCCCTCTATTTTATCGCCGCCGAGATTGTCGTGCTCCTGATCATTACCTATGTTCCCTTCCTCTCCCTGTGGCTCCCCGGGTTGTTGGGCTACGGGGGGTAGGGGATGGGAGGCAATCCTCCGGCTCACCAGTGAAAGGAGAAAGGAGTACTCCCTATGACGGACCAAAAGATCGCCCCCATTGCTCTGGACGAGATAAGGGAAGCCAGGCACAGAATCGGGCAAGCCGTGGTCAGGACGCCCTGTATGTATTCCCTCCCCCTGAGCCGGAAGAAGGGGAGTGAGGTATTCCTGAAACTCGAATGTCTCCAGGTGACCCAGGCCTTCAAAGCCAGGGGAAACGCCAACAAGATCGCCCTCTTGAACGAGAAAGAAAAGGGGAGAGGTGTCATCACCGCCTCATCGGGGAACCACGGGCTCGGTCTCTCCCTGGCATCCATGAGGCATGGTATCAGGGCGGTGATCGTGGTTCCCGAGGTGGCTCCCGCCAACAAGATCGATAAGATCAGGGAAAACGGCGCTCAAGTGATAGTGAAGGGGGCGACCTACGACGACGCCGCTGCCTATGCCCACACCTTAGCCCGGGAAAAGGGCTATCTCTATGTTCCGAGTTTCGATGACAGGGACATCATAGCGGGCAACGGTTCGATGGGACTCGAGATACTGGAGGACGTTCCCGAGGTGGGCCTGATCGCCTGTCCCATCGGAGGGGGAGGGGGGATTTCGGGGATTGCCCTGGCGGCCAAGCAGATCAACCCAGAAATTCAGATAGTCGGGGTTGAGGCCGAGAATGCTCCGTCCATGCTCAGGTCGGTTGAGGCGGGCAGCATCATAGAACTCTCTTCGGCCCGCACCTTTGCAGACGGAATCGCGGTGAGGAAGCCCGGAAGACTCAACTTCGAGATAGTGAGAGATTATGTCGACAGGATCGTAACGGTCTCAGAGGGAGAGATGGAATCCGCCCTGTGCACACTGGCCAAGGAGGCCAAGATCGTTGCCGAGGGGG
Encoded here:
- a CDS encoding TRAP transporter large permease → MAITFLIFFVLLALAIPIGYIMGISSMVGLFAMGGWDFLEPVAARLHAGTAGYMLVAIPFFILAAEFLNRSGMTEQLVRFSNALLGHLHGGLSHVNILVSILFAGLTGAAVTDTVAIGGILIPAMKKDGYGSSYSAAVTATSSVIGPVIPPSIVMVLYASILRLSVPALFAAALIPGLMCGMALLVESFYISWRRRYPRHKRASLREIAVASYRALVALGTGVIILGAILFGITTVSEAAALGALYAMLLGFLGYRTLTLRDIWESMLATVRLSGVVFLLIAAAAALGWFTTLSGVIESTARLATSISSNPMVILTLVDAFILIVCMFIDVIPAALILGPVLSPAMEKIGINPIHFAMIMMLGLNIGNATPPMGMTLMTASQIAKIPYEKSMKDALYFIAAEIVVLLIITYVPFLSLWLPGLLGYGG
- a CDS encoding TRAP transporter small permease; the protein is MRVILRISDWLNQVVLKILGVLVIGLFGINIYAVFFRYVLNNPLPWPVPISRILLVWIALAGISVALKEGEHVAIEGAVRALPPKYERVIRLFGCLIIGVWLVVVIWQGWLAAARADQLMMITANLQISFKWRLMAVPVSGIIQLVHILAWPSILDKAMERRETA
- the dctP gene encoding TRAP transporter substrate-binding protein DctP gives rise to the protein MKPLSKRGLLSLVLVAALVVAFGTPGVTRAAKYTMVIAHHYPVDMTNNEVHPSLVRFANIVQTQTKGAIEVKIFGGMTLGTEIEYTQKAQKGKTVQSAVLSSGAFSSFFPKYQVITTPFLFSDYNVAWAFFNSRWYADFMNEMRQKTGLRWIGMFDDGGGFVAFTNNKRLIKTPKDMKGLRIRVEENPAHIAMMEALGAKAVPLEWGQVPTALQTGVADGQFNAPGLNAAMKFWEPCDYTSWTGHVYNSLNWVVNDEWFKGLPEEYQRVILRAARQAVMMGHGVSEFLTVLGWKTCCEKFKACYVPTPDEKAAFRDIMRPAFYKWATEEFGLKPEFIHETWNKVEEISKALDAEYMEKWGR
- a CDS encoding pyridoxal-phosphate dependent enzyme → MTDQKIAPIALDEIREARHRIGQAVVRTPCMYSLPLSRKKGSEVFLKLECLQVTQAFKARGNANKIALLNEKEKGRGVITASSGNHGLGLSLASMRHGIRAVIVVPEVAPANKIDKIRENGAQVIVKGATYDDAAAYAHTLAREKGYLYVPSFDDRDIIAGNGSMGLEILEDVPEVGLIACPIGGGGGISGIALAAKQINPEIQIVGVEAENAPSMLRSVEAGSIIELSSARTFADGIAVRKPGRLNFEIVRDYVDRIVTVSEGEMESALCTLAKEAKIVAEGAGASAVAALLFDKFDTARGKVVCVVTGGNIDMSLFRHILERAYNA